The region TCGAGCAGCTCGCGCTGGAGTTCATCAAGACCCACGCCAAGTCCACCTCGGACGCCGCCCAGGTGCTCGCCACCGCCTACGAGGTGTACGCCTACCTCTTCCGCGACGAACACCTCGCCGGCCTCGGCCTGCCGCAGTTCACCGCCGACCACCTGCGGATGCTGCGCGAGGCGGCCACGCTGATGGCGCTCAACAAGGTCGAGCTGGACGGACACATCTCCAACGTCGGCCCGTGCTGGTTCTTCCCCGCCGCCACCTCCGTGGTCTTCGACCTGGACGACGAGACGGGCGCCATGCTCGACGAGGTCTACCACGGCGGCTGGTTCAACGAGCACCGCCGCATCGAGGCCATCAAGGCCCACGCCGCTCTCGGCGGACGGCTCGTGCATGGCTGCCAGTCCGTGCCGGACCAGTCCGGTGGCGTCGTGGCGCCCTACGGTGCCTCGATGACCTCCTTCCGCGACGACCTCGCGGCCTTCAAGTCCGGCTGGATCGAGCAGGTCTACGCCCACCGCGTGGCGCCGGCCGCGTAGCACCACCATCCCGGCTCCGGGGCGGGCCGACATCTCTCGCCCGCCCCGGACGCCACCAACCCCCTGGAGCCCCACGTGACCGCGAACCCCAGCACCGAACTCCTCGACAACCTGCTCACCCTGGCCGGCCAGACCACCGCCGTTCGCGAGGAAGTGCGCGTGTGGTCCATGTCCGGCGTCGAGCGCCTGACCTTCCCCGACGGCGCCACCGCCATCTTCAAGTATGCCAAGAGGCCCTTCGACAGGGAGGACCAGGCCCTCCGGCTGGCTCACACCCTCGGTGTCCCGGTGCCTGTCGTTCACGCCTCCGCAGTGCTGGACGGCTGGCTCGGGATGCTGCTGGAAGACCTCGGCGCCCCCGTTCGCGAGGCCGACGACCTCGACGGCGCTGCCGCAGCCGTTGTCCTGCATGGCACCCGCACGGCTGCCGCCCTGCCCGTCCTGGACCAGGAACGGTTGCGCACCCTGCCGAGCCGAGCCCTGGAGCACCTCGGCCGACTCCGCAAGGCCGACCGGTGGCAGGATGCGGACGACGTCGAGGACGCCCTCGACCGGATTGTTCAAGCCGCCGAGCCCCGCTCGGCCGGTGCGACGGTGGCTCCGTTCGGCTGGGTGCACTCCGAGTTCCACCCAACCAGCCTCCACATCGGCCGGCACGGCTGGCGGCTGCTGGACTTCGCCCGCGCCTTCACCGGCCCCGGCCTCCTCGACCTGGCCAGCTGGCACGGCACGCTCGACACCCCCGATCCCGTACGCCTGCGAGTCTTCCTGGACACCTACGTCACCGAAGGCGGCACCCCCGACGCCCTCGCCGAACGAGGCGGCCTGCCCGCCGAGAAGTGGGCACTGGGCTGGCACCGCACGTGGGCCGTCGAGTGGTTCATGGAGCAGTCCATCCGCTGGGTCAACGATCCGGCCACCGACCCCGCCTACATCAAGGCCGTACGCCGTCACCTCACCGATGTCCTCCACCTCCTGGAGGTCTAGGTGCTCGCCGCCCAGGCTTCCCCCTGGTACGTCCACGCGTTGCAACGCACCACGGCTGCTCCCGCCGAGCCGCTGGCCGTGCCCGCCCGGATGGAATGGACCACCCGGCCCGGCAGCGGGCCCGGCGCCGAAATCCTCGGCCCGGACCTGCGCCACAAGCGACTGCTGGAACTCGGCTGCGGCCCCGGCCACAACGCGGCCCACCTCGCCACCCGCTACGGCGCCCATGTCATCGGCGTCGACCTCGTCGGCCTCCAGGTCCGCCGAGCCCGCTCGCACTACGGCCGGCTGAACAACCTCACCTTCGTCGCCGGCCACGCCCTGCACTACCTGCAAGCCACAGACGAGAAGTTCGACGCCGTCTACTCGGTCTTCGTCGCCATCGGGCTCGTAGGCCCCGAGCTTCTGCTCCCGGCGATCGCCCAGCGCCTCAAACCCGGTCGCACTCTCGCCTTCTCGGTCCCCCACCCCCAGCGTGGCGGCCTGCGCCCCGCCACCGGCGACCGGCCCCGCCGCGACTACGTCACCCTCCCCGACCGCAGCCGACTACCCATCGCCCGCTGGGACTTCGACGCCGACCGCTGGGAGAGACACCTCGACTGCGCCGGCCTCTGGCTCGCCTCGGCCCAGGAGTTCCACGACGCCCGCCACGGTGGCCGCTGGCCCACCACCCTGCTGATCACCGCGCGCAAGCTCTGACCCCCACCCCGGCTCCCCAGGGAGAACCCGATGCGCACGCCCTACCTGCTCCTCGACGTCGACGGCGTCCTCATACCTTTCCCGGACGCCGAAGGGGCCAGTCCGGCAAGCCACAACCGGCACGAGGTCGTGCCTGCTGATCGGAGCGTTGACGACCCGGTCACCATCTGGCTCAACCCTGTGCATGGCCCCTTGCTCATGCAGGTGATCCGGACCGGCCTGGTCATCCCCGTCTGGTGCACCAGCTGGCGCCACGACGCCACCACTCTGATCGGCCCGCTCCTCGGCCTCTCACCCCTGCCGAACGTCGACCTCCCATGCCCCCAGATCACCACCAGCCACCCCAACGGGTATCTGTGGAAACGCGATCACGTCGACACCTGGCTCGGCGACGCGCCAGTCATCTGGATCGACGACGACTTCACCGCGCTCGACCACGGATGGGCCGCAGAGCGCACCGCCCGCGGCCAAGCGACCGCGCTTGTCCAGCCTGATCCCCACGTCGGTCTGCTGGCCGAGCACTTGGTCGAGGTCCTGGTGTGGGCCGCGCTGTTGCCCGTTGTACAAACCGATGTCCCAGCCGTTCCGCATGAAGCCGAAGCCGCATAGCGGGGACAAGCCGCAGGACGCGCTCGTGCCCTCGCCGCCACGAAAGACGAGGGCACTGTCGCGGCTTGGATGTGCTGGCTGAGCAGACGAAGCGTTTCAAGGCCAACGTCGCCGGCGAAGTCCGGCGGAGAAGAAAGGAGATGGCGTGGAGCGCTCAGGACTTGGCCGACGCGTGCGAGCAACTCGGGCACCCCATCCCGCGCAACGTGATCGCCAACATAGAGTCCGGCCGCCGGGCCAGCCTTCCCCTGGTGGACGTCATGGTCCTGGCCGCCGCTCTGGAGACGTACCCGGTCTGTCTGATCTTCCCGGTCGGCTACGTCGACCGGACCCAGGAACTCCCCTTCCAGAACCTCGTGCCCACCTGGGATGCCCTACGGCGCTTCACCGGCGACGAGGACATGCCCTTGTACGACGCGGGCCTGATCCCCGACTTCGAAGCACACGCCAGCCTCGTACGGACCGCCCTGGCCGCCCTCGAAGAGGAAGAACGGGCACGGTTCGCAGCCAAGACGGCAACCAACCGCGCCCAGCAGGAAGAAGCCGAGCGCAGGCGGACCAAGTACGCCGACGAGGCCATCTCCGCCAAGTACAACCTCCGCTACCTCCGCCGCGACATCCGCGACGAAGGCGCCACCCCACCCCACCTGCCACCCGCCCTGGGCGACGTCGACCCACCCGAACCGCGAGACCCCAACACCACCCCGGAGGAACGCCTTTGAAGGGCTCCACCCACCGCCACTGCTACTGCCGTGACCCCAAGACCGGCAAGCCGCTCGGCAAGAACTGCCCCAAGCTCTCCAGCCGCAAGCACGGCTCATACTCCATACGCCAGGAACTCCCACCGAACGAAGACGGCGTCCGCCGCTCCTTCAGCCGCGCCGGCTACGAGTCCCTCAAGGCCGCGCAGTCAGACCTCGACCACGTCCGTTCACTGCTGGCGCTGGCAGAGAAAGACGACCCCGACAGCCTGCAACGCCTCGTCGACATGCTGGAGAAGGTCGCGGTCGAAAAGGCGCCACTCCCGGCCGTCGAAGAGACCCGGCGCCGTCTGAGGGCGGGCTTGGCCCTACGTGGCAACCTCACCGTCGGCGAGTGGCTAGACCAGTGGTTCGCCGCGAAGAAGCGCCGCAAGACCACACTCAACGCCTACGCCTCCCACATCCGCGTCCACTTGAAGCCGCGCATCGGGCACGTACGCCTCGACCGGCTCAACGTCGGCCACCTGGTGGAGATGTTCGACGCGATAGCCGACGACAACGAGGTGGTCGCAGCCGAGAACGAGGCCCGCCGCGAGCAGATCGCCCGCTGCAAGCCGAGCACGCCCGGTCGCCCTGTGGGAGCGGAGCGGAAGCGGCTCGCGCCCGAACGAACCAAACTGGCAGGATGAAGCCGTTCCGGAAGATCACCGGCCCGGCCACCCGTCAGGCGATCCGCCGCACCCTGCGCACGGC is a window of Streptomyces sp. B21-083 DNA encoding:
- a CDS encoding aminoglycoside phosphotransferase family protein, with the translated sequence MTANPSTELLDNLLTLAGQTTAVREEVRVWSMSGVERLTFPDGATAIFKYAKRPFDREDQALRLAHTLGVPVPVVHASAVLDGWLGMLLEDLGAPVREADDLDGAAAAVVLHGTRTAAALPVLDQERLRTLPSRALEHLGRLRKADRWQDADDVEDALDRIVQAAEPRSAGATVAPFGWVHSEFHPTSLHIGRHGWRLLDFARAFTGPGLLDLASWHGTLDTPDPVRLRVFLDTYVTEGGTPDALAERGGLPAEKWALGWHRTWAVEWFMEQSIRWVNDPATDPAYIKAVRRHLTDVLHLLEV
- a CDS encoding class I SAM-dependent methyltransferase, translating into MLAAQASPWYVHALQRTTAAPAEPLAVPARMEWTTRPGSGPGAEILGPDLRHKRLLELGCGPGHNAAHLATRYGAHVIGVDLVGLQVRRARSHYGRLNNLTFVAGHALHYLQATDEKFDAVYSVFVAIGLVGPELLLPAIAQRLKPGRTLAFSVPHPQRGGLRPATGDRPRRDYVTLPDRSRLPIARWDFDADRWERHLDCAGLWLASAQEFHDARHGGRWPTTLLITARKL
- a CDS encoding HAD domain-containing protein — encoded protein: MRTPYLLLDVDGVLIPFPDAEGASPASHNRHEVVPADRSVDDPVTIWLNPVHGPLLMQVIRTGLVIPVWCTSWRHDATTLIGPLLGLSPLPNVDLPCPQITTSHPNGYLWKRDHVDTWLGDAPVIWIDDDFTALDHGWAAERTARGQATALVQPDPHVGLLAEHLVEVLVWAALLPVVQTDVPAVPHEAEAA
- a CDS encoding transcriptional regulator, producing the protein MAWSAQDLADACEQLGHPIPRNVIANIESGRRASLPLVDVMVLAAALETYPVCLIFPVGYVDRTQELPFQNLVPTWDALRRFTGDEDMPLYDAGLIPDFEAHASLVRTALAALEEEERARFAAKTATNRAQQEEAERRRTKYADEAISAKYNLRYLRRDIRDEGATPPHLPPALGDVDPPEPRDPNTTPEERL